The following coding sequences are from one Salvelinus namaycush isolate Seneca chromosome 23, SaNama_1.0, whole genome shotgun sequence window:
- the LOC120018754 gene encoding multidrug and toxin extrusion protein 1-like — MDTNVIVESRTNGNESSSYSLTIFGNCLRCIRRLIPVDFKKEMIELSTLAGPVVMAQLMVFLVSFVSTVFCGHLGKTELAGVALAIAVINVTGISIGSGLSSACDTLISQTFGSRNLLKVGVILQRAILIQLLACFPCWAILINTEPILLAVKQSPEVARLSQMYVKIFMPALPATFIYQLEARYLQNQGIIWPQVITGVVANLLNALINYIFLYLLDLGVAGSAWANTISQLSLAAMLYTYIIWKELHKATWAGWSWECLEDWDTYVHLAIPSMIMLCVEWWTYEIGGFLAGLISEVELGAQSVVYELANICYMFPLGFSVAGSVRVGNALGAGDTEQAKLSAKLAMFCAGSVSVCLSVLVGILKDKISYVFTYDEQIRERVAQVMAFYAPFLLLDAISAASGSIIRGAGKQKVGAICNILGYYGVGFPIGVSLMFAAKLGIMGLWTGLFTCVFLQSSFLIVYLSRMNWKKATVEAQIRAEVQGNSTYMDMAPEAQSNDIAPCEGHTDRNALAEDGADGEVGDRVALSKVEALLAHRALVMRRGLALCVMFFILALGIIINLLLTNLT, encoded by the exons ATGGATACTAATGTAATTGTGGAGAGTAGGACGAATGGGAATGAAAGCTCTTCATATTCATTGACAATATTTGGGAACTGTTTGAGATGTATTCGCAGGTTGATTCCTGTTGACTTCAAAAAAGAAATGATTGAATTATCAACATTGGCTGGGCCTGTG GTTATGGCTCAGCTCATGGTCTTTCTAGTGAGTTTCGTCAGTACAGTTTTCTGTGGCCATTTGGGGAAGACAGAACTGGCAGGGGTGGCTCTCGCCATAGCT GTGATTAATGTTACAGGTATCTCCATTGGGTCTGGTTTATCATCAGCGTGTGACACACTCATATCTCAG ACCTTTGGGAGCCGCAACCTCCTGAAAGTTGGGGTCATACTACAGAGAGCCATCCTCATTCAACTTCTGGCCTGTTTCCCATGCTGGGCTATTCTCATCAACACAGAACCCATCCTCCTGGCTGTCAAACAGAGCCCAGAGGTCGCCAG GTTGTCTCAGATGTATGTGAAGATTTTTATGCCAGCACTCCCA GCCACTTTTATTTACCAGCTGGAGGCCAGATATCTACAGAATCAG GGAATCATATGGCCGCAGGTCATCACAGGTGTGGTGGCTAACCTACTGAATGCCCTCATCAACTACATCTTCCTCTATCTTCTGGACCTGGGTGTAGC TGGGTCTGCGTGGGCCAACACcatctctcagctctctctggcTGCTATGCTCTATACCTACATCATATGGAAGGAACTCCACAAAGCCACCTGGGCAG GCTGGTCTTGGGAGTGCCTGGAAGACTGGGACACATACGTCCACCTGGCCATTCCTAGCATGATCATGCTGTGTGTGGAGTGGTGGACCTATGAGATTGGAGGTTTTCTAGCAG GTCTGATAAGTGAGGTGGAGCTTGGAGCACAATCAGTCGTCTACGAACTGGCAAACATTTGCTACATG ttcCCTCTAGGGTTCAGTGTGGCAGGCAGTGTGAGGGTGGGCAATGCTCTGGGGGCTGGAGATACAGAGCAGGCCAAGCTGTCTGCCAAGCTGGCCATGTTCTGTGCTG GATCAGTTTCTGTGTGCTTGTCGGTTCTTGTTGGGATACTGAAGGACAAAATCTCCTATGTCTTTACATATGATGA GCAGATCAGGGAGAGGGTTGCTCAAGTTATGGCTTTCTACGCCCCTTTTCTTCTGTTAGATGCAATATCG GCTGCCTCAGGTAGTATTATAAGGGGTGCAGGTAAGCAGAAGGTTGGGGCGATATGCAACATCCTGGGTTACTATGGGGTTGGCTTTCCTATTGGCGTGTCCCTGATGTTTGCTGCCAAACTAGGAATCATGG GCCTGTGGACCGGTCTGTTTACCTGTGTGTTCCTACAGTCCTCCTTCCTCATCGTCTACCTATCCAGAATGAACTGGAAGAAAGCCACTGTAGAG GCCCAGATCAGAGCTGAGGTACAGGGGAACTCTACATACATGG ACATGGCCCCAGAGGCCCAATCAAATGATATAGCTCCCTGTGAGGGCCACACAGACAGAAATGCCCTGGCTGAGGATGGGGCTGACGGTGAGGTTGGGGACAGGGTGGCCCTCAGCAAGGTGGAGGCCCTTCTGGCACACAGGGCCCTGGTTATGCGGAGGGGCCTGGCTCTGTGTGTCATGTTCTTCATCCTGGCCCTGGGAATCATCATCAACCTACTGCTCACCAACCTCACTTGA